From the Gramella sp. Hel_I_59 genome, one window contains:
- a CDS encoding lactonase family protein, whose protein sequence is MALKFTKIAKITACSVFILISSNTSAQSEANADKEMNKIYVGTYTKEEGHVDGKAEGIYLLHQDPDNGSLTNCGTQAKIINPSFVKTGRQGKFLFAVSELGPGDDKSGYVYSYQIQENGNLKEISKLSTGGYAPCHIALDRSGKFVFVSNYMGGVVATYKVKSDGVLEKVNELKLPEAETAHAHTVKISGDNRTAYVADLGNDRLLVYEFDVASGTLSKHENSQVQLPKGAGPRHLSLSRNGNFVYSMNELNSTVTTYKVLKGGALEIVQTLSSLPESYLDKNSGADIHIGKDGKFLYASNRGHNSIAIFSIDQVNGKLKNVDFVPVAGKTPRNFAISPFGKYLYAASQDTGNITTYTINPENGKLKIQEPIFEIKTPVCLEFQK, encoded by the coding sequence ATGGCTTTAAAATTCACCAAGATCGCTAAGATTACTGCCTGCAGTGTATTTATTCTGATAAGTTCTAATACTTCAGCTCAATCTGAAGCTAATGCAGACAAGGAAATGAATAAAATTTATGTAGGAACTTATACAAAGGAAGAAGGCCATGTAGATGGTAAAGCTGAAGGGATCTACTTGCTACATCAGGATCCTGATAATGGGAGTCTTACTAACTGCGGAACCCAGGCTAAGATCATTAATCCTTCTTTCGTAAAGACGGGCCGGCAGGGTAAGTTTCTTTTTGCGGTTAGTGAACTGGGACCTGGAGACGATAAGTCGGGATATGTGTATTCTTACCAGATCCAGGAGAATGGAAACCTTAAGGAAATTAGTAAACTTTCTACCGGAGGATATGCTCCTTGTCATATCGCCCTGGATAGATCTGGAAAGTTCGTATTCGTTAGTAATTATATGGGTGGAGTAGTAGCTACTTATAAAGTTAAGTCTGATGGAGTCCTTGAAAAGGTCAATGAATTAAAACTTCCTGAAGCTGAAACCGCTCATGCACATACAGTTAAAATAAGTGGTGACAATAGAACGGCATACGTTGCAGATCTAGGGAATGACCGACTTTTAGTATACGAATTTGATGTTGCCAGCGGAACACTCTCAAAGCATGAAAATTCACAGGTGCAACTTCCTAAAGGTGCTGGTCCAAGACATTTAAGCCTGAGTAGAAATGGAAATTTCGTTTATAGCATGAATGAGCTGAATTCTACAGTGACCACCTATAAGGTTTTAAAGGGTGGTGCACTTGAAATTGTACAAACTCTTAGTTCCTTGCCAGAAAGTTATCTGGATAAAAATTCTGGAGCGGATATTCATATAGGCAAGGATGGAAAATTTCTTTATGCCAGTAATCGCGGTCATAACAGTATCGCTATATTTAGTATAGATCAGGTTAACGGAAAACTAAAGAATGTTGACTTTGTTCCGGTAGCAGGAAAGACACCTCGAAACTTCGCCATATCTCCTTTCGGAAAGTATTTATATGCCGCCAGCCAGGATACTGGAAATATAACTACCTACACGATCAATCCTGAAAATGGAAAATTAAAGATTCAGGAACCGATTTTTGAGATTAAAACTCCGGTTTGTCTGGAGTTTCAGAAATAA
- a CDS encoding phospholipid carrier-dependent glycosyltransferase has protein sequence MKLKDNYFLLLLFVCFAIFFVNLDAIFVNIMEARNFATAREMINLDHWIFTTLNNEPRYEKPPLPTWLTAVSMMLFGMKNLIAARLPAAVMGSIVSIFLYKLGLKFTNNNKYAFISGLIGATSFYILFSGRDGQWDIHTHGWMIMAIYLLFQIFQDTGNSIKNAVLSGIFIGCSFLSKGPVSMYALLLPFLISFGLVYRYKSLKHYWKPVLLTVSIALIISASWAIYVYLLDTSAVSKITEKETGRWLDYNVRPFYYYWSFVIQSGIWTIPSFVALFYPYLKNKVFDKKAYTFTLIWTLCAVVLLSIIPEKKSRYLLPVMLPMALNTAFYIEYLFRRFDMIPKKESWIVYFNFGLIALIGLLFPLAGYLYFGEQIQNFLGWYITISVILFAIGVMILWYLKNRKIKPVFYLTVWFIISVIFFGLPIASKIEKNPAYQSISIVDVYRERMYVKVYEFRGFTPEMIWEYGQPIEILYDGQIYNRPEESHFLLLATEEEKEEVIETFEGYTIEKIEEIDMNPVGNKHKERLYRDLYKIDKF, from the coding sequence ATGAAGTTAAAGGATAATTACTTTCTGCTATTACTATTTGTTTGCTTCGCGATATTCTTTGTGAATCTCGATGCAATTTTTGTAAATATCATGGAAGCAAGAAATTTTGCCACCGCTCGGGAAATGATCAATCTTGATCACTGGATCTTCACAACCCTGAATAATGAACCACGCTATGAGAAACCGCCTTTACCTACGTGGCTAACTGCGGTATCCATGATGCTTTTTGGAATGAAGAACCTGATCGCCGCAAGATTACCAGCCGCTGTTATGGGCAGCATCGTAAGTATCTTTCTTTACAAACTCGGTCTCAAATTCACTAATAATAATAAGTATGCATTCATTAGCGGACTTATAGGCGCTACCAGTTTCTATATACTCTTTTCAGGAAGGGACGGGCAATGGGATATTCATACTCATGGCTGGATGATCATGGCGATATACTTGTTGTTCCAGATCTTTCAGGATACAGGGAATTCCATTAAAAATGCTGTTTTAAGCGGAATCTTTATTGGATGTTCTTTTTTGAGTAAAGGTCCGGTATCCATGTATGCGCTGCTATTGCCGTTTTTGATCTCATTTGGTTTGGTGTATCGCTATAAAAGTTTGAAACATTACTGGAAACCAGTATTGCTAACAGTTAGTATTGCTTTGATAATTAGTGCCTCCTGGGCGATCTATGTGTATCTTCTGGACACCAGTGCCGTTTCTAAGATTACTGAAAAAGAAACCGGTCGCTGGCTGGATTATAATGTAAGACCATTTTATTATTACTGGAGTTTCGTGATCCAAAGCGGTATCTGGACAATTCCCAGTTTTGTGGCACTTTTTTATCCATACCTCAAGAATAAAGTTTTTGATAAGAAAGCTTATACCTTTACCCTTATCTGGACTCTTTGTGCAGTAGTGCTTCTGTCCATCATTCCTGAAAAGAAGTCCAGGTATTTACTTCCCGTGATGCTTCCAATGGCATTGAATACAGCATTTTATATAGAGTACTTATTCCGCAGGTTCGATATGATTCCGAAGAAAGAATCCTGGATTGTATATTTCAATTTCGGACTAATTGCGTTGATCGGACTCTTATTTCCACTGGCAGGATACCTATATTTTGGTGAGCAGATTCAGAATTTCCTAGGCTGGTATATTACGATCTCTGTGATCCTGTTTGCGATTGGAGTCATGATTTTATGGTATTTAAAGAATAGAAAAATCAAACCAGTTTTTTATCTTACGGTATGGTTTATAATTAGTGTTATATTCTTTGGTTTACCTATAGCATCAAAAATTGAAAAGAATCCAGCATATCAAAGTATCTCCATTGTCGATGTTTACAGGGAGCGAATGTACGTTAAAGTATATGAGTTTCGGGGTTTTACTCCGGAAATGATTTGGGAATATGGCCAGCCAATAGAAATTCTGTACGATGGGCAAATTTATAATAGACCTGAAGAATCTCACTTTTTGCTGTTAGCTACGGAAGAAGAAAAAGAAGAAGTGATCGAAACATTTGAAGGTTATACGATTGAAAAGATCGAAGAGATCGATATGAATCCTGTTGGTAACAAACACAAGGAACGTTTATACAGAGATCTTTACAAAATTGACAAATTTTAA
- a CDS encoding succinylglutamate desuccinylase/aspartoacylase family protein, with the protein MKEKLEENVDRIIGEYSSGKPGPLLFVTAGIHGNEPSGVFALKEVFKQLDKTKPEIEGKIVGVSGNQKALNENKRYIDEDLNRTWTEENIQKNEPQTHEQKEMFEIIKVLNEYSEKEHTKKYFLDCHTTSSASLPYVSVQEVNDNDDWAHNFPTYIIRGFSDIITGDIDHYLSRTGMTGFVFEAGQHTDDTSEENHEGVIWLALKEANKLDLSEISTYPECVERFSKKNAPDQKTFEIIHRHGLEDGDTFKMKEGYENFQKIEKGELIAEQNGEKVYSEWDAYIFMPLYQSQGNDGFFVVQDV; encoded by the coding sequence ATGAAAGAGAAGCTAGAAGAGAACGTAGACAGGATCATAGGAGAATATTCTTCAGGAAAACCCGGCCCGTTATTATTCGTGACAGCTGGAATTCATGGAAATGAACCAAGTGGTGTATTCGCCCTGAAGGAAGTTTTTAAACAATTGGATAAAACCAAACCTGAGATTGAGGGTAAAATTGTTGGAGTTTCAGGGAATCAGAAAGCACTGAATGAGAACAAACGTTATATAGACGAAGACCTCAACAGAACCTGGACAGAAGAAAATATTCAAAAAAATGAACCTCAAACTCATGAGCAAAAAGAAATGTTCGAGATCATTAAGGTACTAAATGAGTATTCTGAAAAGGAACATACGAAAAAGTATTTTCTGGATTGCCATACCACCTCATCTGCAAGTTTACCCTATGTTTCGGTACAGGAAGTGAACGATAATGACGATTGGGCGCATAATTTTCCGACATATATCATTAGAGGTTTTAGTGATATTATTACGGGAGACATCGACCATTATTTAAGTAGAACTGGAATGACTGGTTTTGTATTCGAAGCTGGTCAACATACAGATGATACTTCGGAAGAAAATCACGAAGGGGTGATCTGGTTAGCTCTGAAGGAAGCAAATAAATTAGATCTTTCCGAAATCTCCACCTATCCGGAGTGTGTGGAAAGGTTCAGTAAAAAGAATGCTCCAGATCAAAAGACCTTCGAAATAATTCATCGCCATGGTTTGGAGGATGGAGATACTTTCAAAATGAAGGAAGGATATGAGAACTTTCAGAAAATTGAAAAAGGCGAACTAATAGCCGAACAGAACGGCGAGAAAGTTTATAGCGAATGGGATGCTTATATTTTCATGCCACTATACCAGTCACAGGGAAACGATGGTTTCTTTGTTGTACAGGACGTATAG
- a CDS encoding lipid-A-disaccharide synthase N-terminal domain-containing protein gives MNDWIIYLLGFIAQLLFSGRMIAQWLLSEKNKRVITPQFFWHISLLASFLLFIYGYLRDDFAIMLGQTLTYFIYIRNLQLQGDWNKIHRFVRVFLWIFPLFVVIYGFNNNQYDAAALFRNVDIPMWLLIVGTAGQLIFTLRFIYQWAYSERRKSSSLPLGFWILSLLGSSLIIYYAILREDPVLLAGHSFGVIMYLRNIYIQKNEVKG, from the coding sequence ATGAACGATTGGATAATTTACCTATTGGGGTTTATCGCTCAACTACTTTTTTCTGGGAGGATGATCGCTCAATGGCTGCTTTCAGAAAAAAATAAACGAGTAATTACACCTCAGTTCTTCTGGCATATTAGCTTGCTCGCATCTTTCTTATTATTTATTTATGGATACCTGCGGGACGATTTTGCCATTATGCTGGGTCAGACGCTTACCTATTTTATATACATCAGGAATTTGCAATTGCAGGGAGACTGGAATAAGATACACAGGTTTGTAAGAGTTTTTCTCTGGATATTTCCTTTGTTCGTGGTGATCTATGGGTTTAATAATAATCAATATGACGCTGCAGCTTTATTTAGAAACGTGGATATTCCAATGTGGTTATTGATTGTAGGGACTGCAGGACAGCTTATTTTCACCCTTAGGTTTATCTATCAATGGGCTTATTCTGAAAGAAGAAAATCTTCTTCCTTACCACTTGGCTTCTGGATACTTAGCTTACTGGGATCATCTTTGATCATCTACTATGCGATCCTGAGAGAAGACCCTGTGTTACTTGCAGGTCATAGTTTTGGTGTTATTATGTATCTTAGAAATATCTATATTCAGAAGAATGAAGTTAAAGGATAA
- a CDS encoding glutathione synthetase, with amino-acid sequence MKICFVLNDVATEKDGTSNALMQMAHQRGHEVYAMGVGDFNFHHDKPITINSTQLPKDTKTKSTKKFLEALQGPKAIKKQIDCTILDVLFIRNNPTEEEGRQWAEQAGVAFGRMIQQLDVLVLNDAYALSHAFIDKLYFEELPQEIKPASIITRDKDQLLDFWEKQNKKMVLKPLEGSGGQDVYLIDEHEKNTNQIIDHLSSQGYVIAQEFLPDVKDGDVRVLLLNGKIMERDGEKAIIRRVAGEGEFRSNFSLGATADSSELTPEMQRIVDLTAPKLIRDGLFFVGLDIVKDKLIEINVLSPGGMEHFKDIGLSPFTDYIIEAIERKVEYKNMYKGQLSNRTLATMD; translated from the coding sequence ATGAAAATATGTTTTGTATTAAATGATGTCGCAACAGAGAAAGATGGTACATCGAACGCGCTAATGCAGATGGCTCATCAACGAGGTCATGAAGTTTATGCAATGGGTGTTGGAGATTTTAACTTCCACCATGATAAACCTATCACAATAAATTCTACTCAATTACCAAAGGATACTAAAACCAAGTCTACTAAGAAGTTTCTGGAAGCTTTGCAGGGTCCAAAGGCTATAAAAAAACAAATTGATTGCACGATACTGGATGTTCTTTTTATTAGAAATAATCCTACCGAAGAAGAAGGAAGACAATGGGCTGAGCAGGCTGGTGTCGCATTTGGAAGAATGATCCAGCAACTGGATGTTCTGGTTTTAAATGATGCCTATGCCCTATCCCATGCGTTTATTGATAAATTATATTTCGAAGAGTTACCTCAGGAAATCAAACCTGCATCTATAATTACAAGAGACAAGGATCAACTTTTAGATTTCTGGGAGAAACAGAATAAAAAAATGGTCCTGAAACCCCTGGAAGGTTCAGGAGGACAGGATGTATATCTTATAGATGAACATGAGAAAAATACCAACCAGATTATCGATCATTTAAGCTCTCAGGGATACGTAATCGCACAGGAATTTTTACCAGATGTCAAAGATGGTGATGTACGTGTCTTATTACTAAATGGTAAAATCATGGAAAGAGACGGCGAAAAAGCAATTATTAGAAGAGTAGCAGGCGAAGGAGAATTCCGTAGCAATTTCAGTCTTGGAGCTACAGCAGATAGCAGTGAGCTAACTCCGGAAATGCAACGGATTGTTGATCTTACAGCACCTAAATTAATTCGTGACGGATTATTTTTTGTGGGACTTGATATCGTTAAAGATAAATTGATCGAGATCAATGTACTAAGCCCGGGTGGAATGGAACATTTCAAGGATATCGGACTTTCGCCTTTTACAGATTATATTATCGAGGCGATCGAAAGAAAAGTTGAGTATAAAAATATGTATAAAGGTCAGTTGAGCAACAGGACTCTGGCCACAATGGATTAA
- the mgrA gene encoding L-glyceraldehyde 3-phosphate reductase, with amino-acid sequence MSNYRAADSRYDTMEYRRCGKSGLKLPLLSLGLWHNFGDNDDQDNAREILHTAFDNGITHFDLANNYGPPYGSAESSFGNFFKQDFKQYRDELIISSKAGWDMWPGPYGNFGSRKYLIASLDQSLQRMGLDYVDIFYHHRPDPETPLEETMGALDQIVRDGKALYVGISQYNAEDTAKAAKILKELKTPFIIHQPRYNMIDRWVENGLMDTLEQNGLGSIVFSPLEQGILTGKYLNGIPKDSRAATEGSYLDKSQITDEVVSQIQQLNELAEKREQSLAQMAVAWLLKDERVTSVLVGVSRKSQLEDNLKAIRNIQFSAEELKEIDNILKF; translated from the coding sequence ATGAGTAATTATAGAGCAGCAGACTCCCGGTATGATACTATGGAGTATCGAAGATGTGGTAAAAGTGGTTTAAAGTTGCCTTTGCTTTCCTTGGGTCTCTGGCATAATTTCGGAGATAATGATGACCAGGACAATGCGCGGGAAATCCTCCATACCGCATTCGATAATGGAATAACACATTTTGACCTGGCTAACAATTACGGCCCGCCATACGGTTCTGCTGAAAGTAGCTTCGGAAACTTCTTTAAGCAGGATTTTAAGCAATATAGAGATGAGCTCATCATTTCTTCCAAAGCCGGATGGGATATGTGGCCCGGACCTTATGGAAATTTTGGTTCCAGAAAGTACCTGATCGCGAGTTTAGATCAATCCCTGCAAAGAATGGGTCTTGATTATGTAGATATCTTTTATCATCACAGGCCAGACCCGGAAACACCTTTGGAGGAAACCATGGGTGCTCTGGACCAGATTGTAAGGGATGGAAAAGCTTTGTATGTCGGTATTTCTCAATATAATGCTGAAGACACGGCAAAAGCTGCAAAGATTCTGAAGGAGCTTAAAACACCATTTATAATTCATCAGCCCCGTTACAACATGATCGATCGCTGGGTTGAAAACGGATTAATGGATACGCTGGAACAAAACGGACTTGGAAGTATCGTCTTTTCTCCTCTTGAACAAGGGATTCTAACTGGCAAATATCTTAATGGGATTCCGAAGGATTCAAGAGCTGCTACAGAAGGTAGTTATCTGGATAAATCACAAATTACAGACGAAGTTGTTTCACAAATTCAGCAGCTGAACGAGTTAGCTGAAAAACGTGAACAAAGTCTTGCGCAAATGGCCGTAGCATGGCTATTAAAAGATGAAAGAGTAACGTCTGTCTTAGTTGGCGTTAGTAGAAAATCTCAGTTAGAAGATAACCTGAAAGCTATCAGGAACATTCAATTTAGCGCAGAAGAACTTAAGGAAATAGACAATATTCTTAAGTTTTAA
- the corA gene encoding magnesium/cobalt transporter CorA, with the protein MAKRRKLLLRRPKHTKTVNQVPGTMTYVGHKESSETKLEVIDYNADQYERYTSNSPDDAFNYVDEKSVTWFNIDGLNNIGEIEKLGDYYELHPLVMEDIVNTGQRPKIEEYQDYLFIVAKMLYHKDGEIENEHLSMIVGKNYVITFQESDGDVFDPIRERLETSKGRIRGKGADYLMFALLDAIIDNYFLVIDDMSDRIELLEESLFTNRPSDDIVYEIQDLKRNILRIRRAVFPLREVISRLEKLENEIIDPHTGNYIRDLYDHIIQISENIEIYREMIWGLMDMYMTTISNKMNEVMKVLTIMASIFIPLTFIAGIYGMNFEYIPELQWKYSYFVLWGVMIIIFLLMLYYFKRKKWL; encoded by the coding sequence ATGGCGAAACGAAGAAAGCTGTTGCTAAGGCGTCCTAAACATACGAAGACGGTAAACCAGGTGCCTGGAACGATGACCTACGTGGGTCATAAGGAATCTTCAGAAACCAAACTTGAAGTGATCGATTATAATGCCGATCAGTACGAAAGGTATACTTCCAATTCGCCAGATGATGCCTTTAATTATGTAGATGAAAAAAGTGTTACCTGGTTCAATATTGATGGACTAAATAATATTGGTGAGATCGAAAAACTTGGGGATTACTATGAATTGCATCCACTGGTGATGGAAGATATTGTAAATACCGGGCAGCGACCTAAAATTGAAGAATACCAGGATTATCTTTTCATAGTTGCGAAAATGCTTTACCACAAGGATGGTGAAATAGAAAATGAGCATTTAAGCATGATCGTTGGTAAAAACTATGTCATTACCTTTCAGGAATCTGATGGTGATGTTTTTGATCCTATTCGAGAACGTTTGGAAACTTCAAAAGGAAGAATAAGAGGCAAGGGAGCAGATTATCTAATGTTCGCGCTTCTGGATGCCATTATAGATAACTACTTCCTGGTGATCGATGATATGAGTGATCGTATTGAACTACTGGAAGAAAGCCTGTTTACTAACAGACCAAGTGATGATATTGTTTACGAGATCCAGGATCTCAAAAGAAATATACTTAGAATTAGACGTGCTGTATTTCCTCTGCGTGAAGTAATAAGCCGACTGGAAAAACTGGAAAACGAGATCATAGATCCACACACCGGGAACTATATTAGAGATTTATACGATCATATAATTCAGATCTCAGAGAATATCGAAATCTATCGGGAAATGATCTGGGGTCTTATGGATATGTATATGACCACGATTAGTAACAAAATGAACGAGGTCATGAAAGTACTTACCATTATGGCGAGTATTTTTATTCCTCTTACCTTTATTGCTGGTATCTACGGAATGAATTTCGAATATATTCCGGAGTTGCAATGGAAGTATAGTTACTTTGTACTTTGGGGAGTAATGATCATCATATTCCTGTTAATGCTTTATTATTTTAAACGAAAAAAATGGCTTTAA
- a CDS encoding tyrosine/phenylalanine carboxypeptidase domain-containing protein, with protein MQEIPDLSENSIQQILTILKENKEISCMLPGMGILHIEKELPYLVIYRKKSNDKGTKRFITSESSYMVIGNSDFAGYQKLLIAISNLLSVEMKSYLLFEIYAGADDSQKLRIKGPAEKLPTSLETLQKDLLTINEVFTGLYLDTEIVDTIHRHAEDSEDLMSIEEAKNCGAVLVSLEIPPVYRNENNKLYPVFFRNFKDFLIKAMHRSFFDFIRVQTTGGVASFNALGRKYLKQVVFDIDKQLADIEKSYQFLWLVSPANIHEIKEEFFKSEYQNVLDYHYRLLPVDPDILKRRLYNLKIEDIDDPAMSYLFREKREELDMQITMLGERGSSNFMYDSIRLYKGVDRQLCEEAQNILNEVPEETYSESNDILDAKAFSSLARKEFDYFKEQDENFNCKVHIRKDVNVMMVSHGELYIPADYEMSRIEAEALIQHEVGTHVLTHYNGSRQPLKQLSIGLADYDPLQEGLAVMSEFMVDGLTANRLRILAGRVLAGQAVLEGANFQEIFRLLKMDYGFSAERAFNITSRIMQGGGFIKDIIYLKGLVLLKEHLKNNDDYEILLAGKYGIKHTNIIRELTDRKVLEPLRIKPRFLHSEQMFEKLKLIRNGLSLPQMVCK; from the coding sequence ATGCAGGAAATACCTGATCTATCTGAAAATTCCATTCAACAAATCTTAACAATTCTTAAAGAAAATAAGGAGATAAGCTGTATGCTTCCCGGCATGGGGATTTTGCATATTGAAAAAGAATTACCCTACCTGGTCATCTACCGTAAAAAGTCAAATGATAAAGGCACCAAAAGGTTTATTACCAGTGAATCTTCTTATATGGTTATCGGAAATTCAGATTTTGCCGGTTATCAAAAATTACTGATCGCTATTTCCAATCTGCTTTCAGTAGAAATGAAATCATATCTGTTATTCGAGATCTATGCGGGAGCCGACGACTCTCAGAAATTACGTATTAAGGGTCCTGCTGAAAAACTTCCTACCAGTCTGGAAACCCTTCAGAAGGATCTATTAACCATAAATGAAGTTTTTACCGGCCTTTATCTGGATACAGAGATCGTGGATACCATACACAGGCATGCGGAAGATTCCGAAGATCTTATGAGTATTGAGGAAGCTAAGAATTGCGGTGCTGTTCTGGTAAGCCTTGAAATTCCTCCAGTTTATAGGAATGAGAATAATAAATTATACCCAGTATTTTTCAGGAATTTCAAGGACTTCCTGATCAAAGCTATGCATAGGTCATTCTTTGATTTTATTAGGGTACAAACTACGGGCGGCGTAGCAAGCTTTAATGCGCTGGGACGAAAATATTTAAAGCAGGTCGTATTTGATATTGATAAGCAGCTGGCAGATATTGAAAAATCATATCAATTCCTCTGGCTGGTATCTCCTGCAAATATTCATGAGATCAAGGAAGAGTTCTTTAAAAGTGAATACCAGAATGTGCTGGATTATCATTATCGACTGCTGCCGGTTGATCCAGATATTTTAAAGCGCAGACTGTACAATCTAAAGATCGAAGATATTGACGATCCTGCCATGTCCTATCTATTTCGCGAAAAACGTGAGGAACTGGATATGCAAATCACCATGCTAGGTGAACGCGGATCAAGTAATTTTATGTATGATAGTATTCGTCTCTATAAGGGAGTAGATCGACAATTATGCGAAGAGGCTCAGAATATTCTTAATGAAGTACCGGAAGAAACTTATAGCGAATCGAATGATATTCTTGACGCGAAAGCATTTAGTAGTCTAGCTCGTAAGGAATTTGATTATTTCAAAGAGCAGGATGAAAACTTCAATTGCAAGGTTCATATTCGGAAAGATGTGAACGTAATGATGGTTTCGCATGGAGAATTATACATTCCTGCAGATTATGAAATGAGCCGTATTGAGGCCGAAGCACTCATTCAGCACGAAGTTGGAACGCATGTGCTCACGCATTACAATGGAAGCAGGCAACCGCTAAAACAATTAAGCATTGGCCTGGCAGATTATGATCCCCTACAGGAAGGTCTGGCCGTAATGTCTGAATTTATGGTTGATGGTCTTACAGCAAACAGACTTAGAATACTTGCTGGAAGAGTACTGGCAGGACAGGCAGTTTTAGAAGGTGCGAATTTCCAGGAAATATTCAGATTACTAAAAATGGATTATGGTTTTTCTGCGGAAAGGGCCTTCAATATTACTTCCCGAATTATGCAGGGCGGTGGTTTCATCAAAGACATAATTTATTTAAAGGGACTTGTTCTACTAAAAGAACACCTTAAGAATAATGATGATTATGAGATTCTGCTAGCCGGTAAATACGGAATCAAGCACACGAATATAATTCGGGAATTAACAGACAGAAAAGTTTTGGAACCGCTAAGGATAAAACCCCGGTTTCTACATAGTGAACAAATGTTCGAAAAATTGAAATTAATCAGGAATGGTTTAAGCCTTCCACAAATGGTATGTAAATGA
- a CDS encoding type I phosphomannose isomerase catalytic subunit codes for MLDYPIKFRPILQEKIWGGNKLRDILNKKTDKENVGESWEISGVKYFISEVSNGSEKGQKLTELIRKYQADLMGKEIYKRFGDDFPLLIKFIDAKTDLSVQLHPNDKLAKQRHDSFGKTEMWYVMQADKGSKLNIGFNKNTNKEEYVNHLENKKILDILNFEEVDKGDSVFINTGKVHAIGGGILLAEIQQTSDITYRIYDWDRVDSEGNSRELHTELALDAIDFEKKDDYKLEYDHVENQSSEIASCEYFTTNYLPVKGKLKKNLSNLDSFVIYMCVSGEAEITIGSNSEEIKAGESVLIPANTKEVAISAENTELLEVYIK; via the coding sequence ATGCTTGATTATCCAATTAAATTCAGACCAATACTTCAGGAAAAAATATGGGGCGGTAACAAGCTTCGTGATATTCTGAATAAAAAGACCGATAAGGAGAATGTAGGTGAAAGCTGGGAGATTTCCGGAGTAAAATACTTTATTTCTGAAGTTAGTAATGGTTCAGAAAAAGGACAGAAACTAACAGAACTTATTAGGAAGTACCAAGCAGATCTAATGGGTAAGGAGATCTACAAAAGGTTCGGAGATGATTTTCCGCTGCTTATTAAGTTTATTGATGCAAAGACAGATCTTTCAGTTCAACTACATCCTAACGATAAACTGGCTAAGCAAAGACATGATTCTTTTGGTAAAACTGAAATGTGGTATGTGATGCAGGCCGATAAAGGTTCTAAATTGAATATTGGTTTTAATAAGAATACCAATAAAGAAGAATATGTAAATCATCTCGAAAACAAGAAGATTCTTGATATTCTTAATTTTGAAGAAGTTGATAAAGGAGATTCGGTATTCATAAATACGGGGAAGGTTCATGCGATAGGAGGAGGGATCTTACTTGCTGAAATTCAGCAAACTTCAGATATAACCTATAGAATTTATGATTGGGATCGTGTAGATAGCGAAGGTAATAGCCGTGAACTACACACCGAACTTGCGCTGGATGCTATAGACTTTGAGAAGAAAGACGATTATAAGCTGGAATATGATCATGTAGAGAATCAATCTTCAGAAATTGCTAGCTGTGAGTACTTTACTACAAATTATCTTCCTGTAAAAGGTAAACTGAAAAAGAACCTTTCTAACCTGGATTCGTTTGTCATCTATATGTGTGTTTCAGGCGAAGCTGAAATTACAATTGGTTCTAATTCCGAAGAGATTAAAGCGGGAGAATCGGTATTGATCCCAGCAAACACAAAAGAGGTGGCGATTTCTGCTGAAAACACAGAACTTCTGGAAGTCTATATAAAATAG